The Coffea eugenioides isolate CCC68of chromosome 8, Ceug_1.0, whole genome shotgun sequence genome has a segment encoding these proteins:
- the LOC113780169 gene encoding disease resistance protein RGA2-like yields MEKLSRLLSTIKAVLEDAEQKQFTERAIQLWFQKLNVVAYEIDDVLDDCAAEAPRVKYKNSGCLSFMCYPVAGKLVFRHRIGKRMKEILDKFNAIADERIKLDLSDQKRGSYFNASRETGSVVNEPEVLGRDDEKRQIVRILTEEIIGDDQNVSVLPIVGVGGLGKTTLARLVFNDKRVIEHFEPKLWAWVSEEFDVKRIIKALIESVDKTSIGDLPLDVLQGKLQELLRGKRYLIVLDDVWNENSQKWEELKSVLQCGSKGSSIVTTTRMEMVAEIMRTLGTHRLSSLSDDQCWSLFRQRAFGSQEAEEFPNLIAIGKEIVKKCGGVPLAAKALGGFLRFKREENEWNSVKCSEIWNLPQDTTDILPALRLSYLNLPVELRGCFAYCAVFPKGSKIEKEEVIHLWMANGLISSNGTMEVEDVGAAAVTELHHRSLFQAVEKYVFGYGSVPAFKMHDLVHDLAQSVMEAKHGGTESNRTMMLDMRNDWLTVAFPITITGTDQFSSFLSKCGSLRALIVRSTMWEENLIELPPAISNLKHLRHLDLSKSDIVELSNSICDLWNLQILNLNDCNKLWSLPKGMRFLRNLRHLCLRRCWSLTQMPGIGKLTCLRTLSMVVLSGKKGFQLSELRDLNMLRGKLTIGHLERIEDKKDAEEACLIEKQSLRELYLVWHSERTLQRYNDEEVLEALKPCPNLQLLYIEGFKGSSLFPSWISIVTEVEVEESAAEYIVGAQESTAAAAAMSPSLKHLGLSDMPNLKGMLGREVQGTPVVFSQLQSLSFNECPNMAWASISNLTSLNSLKIERIEGLSCFPEEMLQNLSLLESLDIGYMNDLRALPRSLASLPALNELTIEECPKLKSLPEEGLRGLASLQELYIEGCNNLVSLSMGTKALKSLTHLSIQGSNATALPEEVKYFPALQELELNELDNLTSLPDWFGGGHLTSLQHLTLWSCPKLERLPSSIQMMKTLQSLTIGDCDLLEPRCEEGGEEWHKIERIPNLEIY; encoded by the coding sequence ATGGAAAAGCTTTCACGCTTGCTCTCCACCATCAAGGCAGTCCTTGAAGATGCTGAGCAGAAGCAATTCACAGAAAGGGCAATACAACTCTGGTTTCAGAAGCTCAATGTTGTTGCCTATGAAATCGATGATGTATTGGATGATTGCGCAGCTGAAGCCCCAAGAGTCAAGtacaaaaattctggttgttTAAGTTTTATGTGTTACCCTGTAGCAGGAAAATTAGTGTTTCGTCACAGGATTGGGAAAAGGATGAAAGAGATCCTTGACAAATTTAATGCAATAGCTGATGAGCGAATAAAGCTTGATTTGAGTGATCAGAAGCGTGGGAGCTATTTCAATGCAAGCCGCGAGACTGGATCCGTGGTAAATGAGCCTGAAGTTCTTGGAAGGGACGATGAAAAAAGGCAGATTGTCCGCATCTTGACGGAAGAAATAATTGGAGACGATCAAAATGTATCAGTGCTCCCTATAGTGGGTGTTGGAGGCCTTGGAAAGACAACACTTGCCCGATTGGTGTTCAATGATAAGCGCGTAATTGAGCATTTTGAGCCAAAACTCTGGGCTTGGGTTTCAGAGGAATTTGATGTGAAGAGGATTATAAAAGCCTTAATTGAGTCTGTAGACAAGACTTCTATTGGAGACTTACCCTTGGATGTTCTCCAAGGAAAGCTTCAAGAGTTGTTGAGAGGGAAAAGATACTTGATTGTACTGGATGATGTCTGGAATGAGAATTCACAGAAATGGGAGGAATTGAAATCTGTTCTGCAATGCGGATCAAAAGGTAGTTCAATTGTCACGACAACTCGCATGGAGATGGTTGCTGAAATAATGCGCACATTAGGGACACATCGTCTATCGAGTTTGTCAGACGATCAGTGTTGGTCACTGTTCAGGCAACGGGCATTTGGTAGTCAAGAGGCAGAAGAATTTCCTAACCTTATAGCCATTGGAAAAGAGATTGTGAAAAAATGTGGTGGTGTTCCGCTGGCTGCAAAGGCTCTTGGAGGCTTTCTACGATttaaaagggaagaaaatgaatGGAACTCTGTGAAATGCAGTGAAATTTGGAACTTACCTCAAGATACAACAGATATCTTGCCCGCGTTGAGATTGAGCTACCTTAATCTTCCGGTAGAGTTGAGAGGTTGCTTTGCATATTGTGCTGTATTTCCCAAGGgatctaaaattgaaaaagaagaggTAATACATTTGTGGATGGCAAATGGATTGATTTCATCTAATGGAACGATGGAAGTGGAAGATGTTGGTGCTGCTGCGGTGACTGAACTACATCATAGATCACTGTTCCAAGCCGTGGAGAAATATGTGTTTGGCTATGGCAGTGTCCCTGCTTTTAAGATGCATGACCTTGTCCATGATCTGGCTCAATCCGTAATGGAGGCTAAACACGGTGGAACAGAGTCAAACAGAACCATGATGTTGGATATGCGGAATGATTGGCTAACAGTGGCTTTTCCTATTACAATCACAGGCACTGACcagttttcttctttcttgtcaAAATGTGGTTCCTTGAGGGCTCTCATTGTAAGGTCAACAATGTGGGAAGAAAATTTGATAGAGCTGCCACCTGCAATAAGCAACCTGAAACATTTAAGGCATCTAGATCTTTCAAAATCTGACATTGTTGAACTATCCAATTCAATTTGTGACTTGTGGAATTTGCAAATTTTAAACCTAAATGACTGTAACAAACTTTGGAGCCTGCCCAAAGGCATGAGATTCCTCAGAAATCTTCGACATCTTTGTCTACGGAGGTGCTGGAGTTTGACTCAAATGCCAGGAATTGGGAAGCTGACTTGCCTGCGGACGTTGAGTATGGTCGTCCTAAGTGGCAAAAAAGGCTTCCAACTAAGTGAGTTGCGAGACTTAAATATGCTTAGAGGAAAGCTAACAATTGGGCACCTTGAGAGGATTGAAGACAAAAAGGATGCAGAAGAAGCTTGCTTAATTGAAAAACAGAGTCTTCGCGAGTTGTATTTGGTTTGGCATTCTGAAAGAACTCTTCAACGGTACAATGATGAGGAAGTGCTCGAAGCCCTCAAACCCTGCCCCAACCTTCAATTGCTTTATATAGAAGGCTTCAAAGGTTCATCATTATTTCCATCTTGGATTTCAATTGTAACAGAAGTTGAGGTAGAGGAAAGTGCAGCGGAGTACATAGTTGGGGCCCAGGAGAGTACTGCTGCAGCCGCTGCAATGTCCCCATCGTTGAAACACCTGGGTTTATCAGACATGCCCAATCTAAAAGGAATGTTAGGGAGAGAAGTCCAAGGTACTCCAGTGGTGTTCTCTCAACTTCAATCCTTGTCCTTTAACGAATGCCCTAACATGGCATGGGCTTCAATCTCCAATCTCACTAGTCTTAATTCCCTTAAAATTGAGAGGATTGAAGGATTGAGTTGTTTTCCAGAAGAGATGCTACAAAATCTTAGTCTTCTTGAATCCCTGGATATTGGGTATATGAATGATCTGCGAGCCTTACCCAGAAGCTTGGCTAGCCTCCCGGCTTTGAATGAATTGACCATCGAGGAATGTCCCAAGCTGAAGTCTCTGCCAGAAGAAGGATTGCGAGGCCTTGCTTCTTTGCAGGAACTCTATATCGAAGGATGCAATAATTTGGTGAGTCTCTCAATGGGGACTAAAGCCCTCAAATCCCTGACTCATCTAAGCATCCAAGGGTCAAACGCGACAGCTCTGCCAGAGGAAGTCAAATATTTCCCCGCACTACAAGAACTGGAGCTGAATGAATTGGACAATCTAACTTCATTGCCAGACTGGTTTGGAGGCGGCCACCTCACTTCTCTTCAACACCTGACACTATGGTCTTGTCCGAAGCTTGAAAGACTTCCATCCAGCATTCAAATGATGAAGACACTCCAAAGTTTGACTATAGGTGACTGCGACCTACTGGAACCACGGTGTgaagagggaggagaggaaTGGCACAAAATTGAGCGCATCCCGAATCTGGAAATTTACTAA